A genome region from Proteus vulgaris includes the following:
- the bcsD gene encoding cellulose biosynthesis protein BcsD, with amino-acid sequence MNKHDSDILQLPFESGWQDLTQLLFFQILNDNDISTAGNKLRNIGKDIALRYPLPESENIQSIELHINRVLTLFKWGFVTISPAMSELLLVHCAWPHFTHSQDDVQWRIASVGVLEGLYEGWLTNQGGNATMQVHRQSTDAKDVFIFRYAHNSSAE; translated from the coding sequence ATGAATAAGCATGACAGTGATATTTTACAATTACCTTTTGAAAGTGGCTGGCAAGATTTAACTCAATTATTATTTTTTCAAATTTTAAATGACAATGATATTTCTACTGCGGGAAATAAATTAAGGAATATAGGTAAAGATATTGCCTTACGTTACCCTTTACCTGAAAGCGAGAATATTCAATCAATTGAATTACATATAAATCGCGTATTAACGCTATTTAAATGGGGATTTGTCACAATATCTCCTGCAATGAGCGAACTTTTACTGGTTCATTGTGCATGGCCTCATTTTACGCACAGCCAAGATGATGTTCAGTGGCGTATCGCGAGTGTGGGGGTTTTAGAAGGGTTATATGAAGGTTGGTTAACGAATCAAGGTGGTAATGCCACAATGCAAGTGCATCGTCAATCTACTGATGCAAAAGATGTCTTTATTTTCCGCTATGCGCATAACTCATCAGCTGAATAA
- a CDS encoding sensor domain-containing diguanylate cyclase produces MNEMIFNDDNSKSLLIKQFTNNVFMMLVTDINGIIIYANKKYCEFNNISFENIKGKNYSLFHLIDDNQINCCVNDNNGVYRLEAKRISNTQKDIWEDMSIIPVFDENNLISHYVFISLDITDKVELRNELFNKSYIDSLTGISNRLSIVEKIENERLNISQPSSFCIGIIDCDKFKSINDQFGHHVGDKVLCEISKRLSQLEKNQVYCGRLGGDEFAVLFPKGLRSCSVILLEIIESLWELMEKPININSDFMLTPSISLGIAEYPKDGETLSELLKSADKTLYSIKEMGGNKYGFYSGF; encoded by the coding sequence ATGAATGAAATGATATTTAATGATGATAATTCTAAGAGCTTATTAATAAAGCAATTTACTAATAATGTTTTCATGATGTTAGTAACCGATATTAATGGCATCATTATTTATGCAAATAAAAAATATTGTGAATTCAATAATATTAGTTTTGAAAATATAAAAGGTAAAAATTACAGCTTATTTCATTTAATTGATGATAATCAAATCAATTGTTGTGTAAATGATAATAATGGAGTATATCGATTAGAAGCCAAAAGAATTAGCAATACACAAAAAGATATATGGGAAGATATGAGTATTATCCCTGTGTTTGATGAAAATAATCTAATTTCTCATTATGTGTTTATTAGCTTGGATATTACTGATAAGGTAGAGTTAAGAAATGAATTATTTAATAAAAGCTATATTGATTCATTAACTGGAATATCTAATCGATTAAGTATTGTTGAAAAAATTGAAAATGAACGATTAAATATTTCACAACCTTCTTCATTTTGTATTGGTATTATAGATTGCGATAAATTCAAATCTATCAATGATCAATTCGGACATCATGTAGGTGATAAAGTATTGTGTGAAATATCAAAACGTTTATCACAATTAGAAAAAAATCAAGTCTATTGTGGGCGGCTTGGTGGTGATGAGTTTGCTGTGCTTTTCCCTAAAGGATTACGTTCTTGTTCTGTGATTTTGTTAGAAATAATAGAATCACTTTGGGAATTAATGGAAAAGCCCATCAATATTAACTCAGATTTTATGTTAACTCCTTCAATTAGTTTAGGTATTGCTGAATATCCTAAAGATGGAGAAACATTATCTGAATTATTAAAATCTGCGGATAAAACACTTTACTCCATAAAAGAAATGGGTGGTAATAAATATGGGTTTTATTCTGGTTTTTAA
- the galU gene encoding UTP--glucose-1-phosphate uridylyltransferase GalU: MMKAVIPVAGLGTRMLPATKSIPKEMLPIVDRPLIQYIVEECAQAGVEEIILVTHSSKNSIADHFDTSFELENMLEQRIKNKLLEEVRSICPDNVKIIQIRQGHALGLGHAICCARPVIGNNPFIVLLPDVLLNSHYCDPQHDNLSAMIKRFKKTERSQIMVEPVPMSQVHQYGVVDCEGIFCPQGNWAPIRRIVEKPNPEDAPSNLSVVGRYVFSEAIWELLDGLPAGVGGEIQLTDAIDLLLKKEVAEAYTLVGKSHDCGNKLGYMKAFVEYGIHNLALKEEFTAWMQDFCEKTLLPKTEVIEENKVSEAQKIAAIF, encoded by the coding sequence ATGATGAAAGCGGTTATCCCTGTTGCTGGATTAGGTACTCGTATGTTACCTGCAACGAAATCAATTCCTAAAGAAATGCTACCTATCGTTGATCGCCCTTTAATTCAATATATTGTTGAAGAGTGTGCTCAGGCAGGCGTTGAGGAAATTATTTTAGTGACTCACTCTTCTAAAAATTCAATTGCGGATCACTTTGATACCAGCTTTGAATTAGAAAATATGCTGGAACAGCGTATTAAAAATAAATTATTAGAAGAAGTGCGTTCAATATGTCCTGATAATGTCAAAATTATCCAAATTCGCCAAGGCCATGCTTTAGGTTTAGGTCATGCAATTTGCTGTGCACGCCCCGTTATTGGTAATAATCCATTTATTGTTTTATTACCTGATGTTTTATTAAATTCACATTATTGCGATCCTCAACATGATAATTTATCGGCAATGATAAAACGTTTTAAAAAAACAGAACGTAGCCAAATCATGGTTGAACCAGTACCAATGAGCCAAGTACACCAATATGGTGTTGTAGATTGTGAGGGAATTTTCTGTCCTCAAGGCAATTGGGCGCCTATTCGTCGTATCGTGGAAAAACCCAATCCTGAAGATGCACCTTCTAATCTCTCTGTTGTTGGCCGTTATGTTTTTTCTGAAGCTATCTGGGAATTATTAGATGGTTTACCTGCGGGTGTCGGTGGTGAAATTCAATTAACAGATGCGATTGATTTATTATTGAAAAAAGAAGTTGCTGAAGCATATACCTTAGTGGGGAAATCACATGACTGCGGTAATAAGTTAGGGTATATGAAAGCCTTTGTTGAATATGGCATACATAATTTGGCGTTAAAAGAGGAATTTACTGCTTGGATGCAGGACTTTTGTGAAAAAACATTGTTACCCAAAACAGAAGTCATAGAAGAAAATAAAGTAAGTGAAGCACAAAAGATAGCCGCTATCTTTTGA
- a CDS encoding glycosyl hydrolase family 8, whose amino-acid sequence MSFRHLSRCNYLFSAFFILGLLFMVSPPIQAADTQVGWQQFKERYIKDDGRVIDSANKNISHSEGQGYGMLMAVMSDDHETFKKLWHWTAASLYRGDLGLFKWRYEPENSEHTPDPNNATDGDILIAWALLKAGEKWNDESYLSASDSIQHAILEHMLVKAKNYTVLLPGINGFKTPEEIIINPSYFIFPAWKDFYRTSKDVRWKALINDSQSLLRNMRFGEYQLPSDWVSLFPDGKIEPSEKWPARFSFDAIRIPLYLAWAHDELALQPFVQYWQQFDRYKTPAWVSIDAQERAEYNLTPGMMAVRDLTMKIPIEDVDLSKDTDYYSSALHLLAAFAQNNK is encoded by the coding sequence ATGTCTTTTAGACACTTATCTCGTTGTAATTATCTATTTTCTGCCTTTTTTATTTTAGGTTTGTTGTTTATGGTTTCTCCCCCAATACAGGCAGCAGATACTCAAGTAGGATGGCAACAGTTTAAAGAGCGCTATATTAAGGATGATGGGCGAGTTATAGACAGCGCTAACAAAAATATTTCGCACTCTGAAGGTCAAGGTTATGGCATGTTAATGGCGGTGATGAGTGATGATCATGAAACATTTAAAAAGTTATGGCATTGGACCGCCGCTTCTCTTTATCGTGGTGATTTAGGTTTATTTAAATGGCGTTATGAACCAGAAAATAGTGAACACACCCCAGATCCTAATAATGCAACAGATGGTGATATCTTAATTGCGTGGGCATTATTAAAAGCGGGTGAGAAATGGAATGATGAAAGCTACCTTTCAGCTTCTGATTCTATTCAACATGCTATTTTGGAACATATGTTAGTTAAGGCTAAAAATTATACTGTGCTTTTACCTGGTATTAATGGTTTTAAAACGCCAGAAGAAATTATTATTAATCCATCCTATTTTATTTTTCCTGCCTGGAAAGATTTTTACCGCACAAGTAAAGATGTTCGTTGGAAAGCGTTAATTAATGATAGCCAGTCTTTACTTAGAAATATGCGATTTGGTGAATATCAATTACCTTCAGACTGGGTAAGTTTGTTTCCAGATGGAAAGATTGAGCCGAGTGAAAAATGGCCCGCTCGATTTAGCTTTGATGCAATACGTATTCCGCTTTATTTAGCTTGGGCACATGATGAATTAGCATTACAACCTTTTGTGCAGTATTGGCAGCAATTTGATCGTTATAAAACCCCTGCTTGGGTAAGTATTGATGCTCAAGAGCGCGCTGAATATAACCTTACTCCTGGTATGATGGCAGTGAGAGATTTAACGATGAAAATACCTATTGAAGATGTTGATTTAAGTAAAGATACAGATTATTACTCTTCGGCTTTACATTTATTAGCAGCATTTGCTCAAAATAATAAATAA
- the dgt gene encoding dGTP triphosphohydrolase translates to MEWVNLLSDNRRKDKYKHKINNSDETRYELERDYDRILFCAPTRRLADKTQVFPLEKNDSVRTRLTHSYEVSNLARSIGTKLAYNNEIDIFDDYKTGCGDNLKRNLPALLAAIGLAHDLGNPPFGHRGERAMSLWFENKYEEIKNKFLKEPNNEEGKKDLTEVDKYIMDFTKFDGNAQTFRLVTQLQIINDSFGLNLTYATLASLIKYPRSSYYRGENEKHWDKHGFFYSEADIVDEVWHETGLKENVRHPLTYIMEACDDIAYSVLDAEDTIKKGLASINDLFSFLENYKNNIEDISKYSCEITLLNSLIKKSRKKYIEFVNCDENLTPYEIDDISMQMFRVEAIRIMINSVSSAFIKNHNDIKNGVFKSKDIISKSDSYLLCKALKEFDKIFGYRNKEVLKLEVEGSHYINNLMDMLWIGIHGNGNKDNPQYSKTFFGDYAYKRISENYRRVFENKENKEKLTILYQEFQLLADTISGVTDSYLISLHNELKPLYDEQFEKNGFSYILIH, encoded by the coding sequence ATGGAATGGGTAAATTTACTTAGTGATAATAGAAGAAAAGATAAATATAAACATAAAATAAATAATAGTGATGAAACACGCTATGAATTAGAAAGAGATTACGATCGAATTCTTTTTTGTGCACCAACAAGGCGATTAGCAGATAAAACACAAGTATTTCCATTAGAAAAAAATGACAGTGTTAGAACTCGTTTAACGCATTCTTATGAGGTTTCTAATTTAGCAAGAAGTATTGGAACTAAACTAGCCTATAATAATGAAATAGATATTTTTGATGATTATAAAACAGGGTGTGGTGATAATTTAAAGCGTAACTTACCTGCCTTACTTGCCGCTATTGGATTAGCTCATGATTTAGGTAATCCACCTTTTGGTCATAGAGGTGAAAGAGCTATGTCATTATGGTTTGAAAACAAATATGAAGAAATAAAAAACAAGTTTTTAAAAGAACCTAATAATGAAGAAGGAAAAAAAGATTTAACTGAAGTTGATAAATATATAATGGATTTTACAAAGTTTGATGGTAATGCTCAAACCTTTCGTTTAGTCACTCAATTACAAATAATAAATGACAGTTTTGGTTTAAATCTTACTTATGCAACCCTAGCATCATTAATTAAATATCCTCGTTCTTCATATTATCGAGGTGAAAATGAAAAACATTGGGATAAGCATGGCTTCTTTTATTCAGAAGCTGATATTGTTGACGAAGTATGGCATGAAACAGGATTAAAAGAGAATGTTAGACACCCTTTAACATATATAATGGAAGCTTGCGATGATATTGCATATTCAGTTTTAGATGCTGAAGATACAATAAAAAAAGGGTTAGCTTCAATTAATGACTTATTTTCATTTCTTGAGAATTATAAAAACAATATTGAAGACATATCTAAATACTCTTGTGAAATTACACTATTAAATAGTTTAATAAAAAAATCCAGAAAGAAATATATTGAATTTGTAAATTGTGATGAAAATTTAACACCTTACGAAATTGATGATATTAGCATGCAAATGTTTAGGGTTGAAGCGATTAGAATTATGATTAATTCTGTATCATCTGCTTTTATAAAAAATCATAATGATATTAAAAATGGAGTATTCAAAAGCAAAGATATTATTTCAAAAAGTGATTCCTACTTATTATGTAAGGCATTAAAAGAGTTTGATAAAATATTTGGATACAGAAATAAAGAAGTTCTTAAACTAGAAGTTGAAGGCTCCCATTATATAAATAATTTAATGGATATGCTATGGATTGGCATTCATGGTAATGGTAATAAAGATAACCCTCAATATTCTAAGACATTTTTTGGTGATTATGCATATAAACGAATATCTGAAAATTATCGACGTGTATTTGAAAACAAAGAGAATAAAGAAAAGTTAACTATATTATATCAAGAATTTCAATTGCTTGCCGACACTATATCTGGGGTGACGGATAGCTATTTAATTTCATTACATAATGAGCTTAAACCACTTTATGATGAGCAATTTGAAAAAAACGGCTTTAGTTATATACTAATTCATTAA
- a CDS encoding TOBE domain-containing protein — translation MKISARNQLVGKVVDIIEGAVNSEVILSLAHGEKLVTIITKESCDSLKIKKEGEAIAIIKAPWVVLALPDCDLNFSARNQFAGKVTQIAQGAVNSTVHLETAKGLELTAVITNESLQEMKLAKGSNVLALIKASSVIVATRK, via the coding sequence ATGAAAATTTCAGCACGTAATCAATTAGTGGGTAAAGTTGTTGATATTATTGAAGGTGCCGTTAATAGTGAAGTCATTTTATCTTTAGCACATGGTGAAAAACTTGTCACAATTATTACTAAAGAGAGTTGTGATAGTTTAAAGATCAAAAAAGAGGGTGAAGCAATTGCCATTATTAAAGCACCATGGGTTGTATTAGCACTGCCTGATTGCGATTTAAATTTCTCTGCACGTAACCAATTTGCAGGAAAAGTGACTCAAATCGCACAAGGTGCAGTGAACTCTACGGTTCATTTAGAAACTGCTAAAGGTTTAGAACTTACTGCTGTTATTACAAATGAAAGCTTACAAGAAATGAAATTAGCAAAAGGCAGTAATGTTTTAGCACTAATAAAAGCATCAAGTGTGATTGTTGCAACACGTAAATAA